A window of the Henckelia pumila isolate YLH828 chromosome 3, ASM3356847v2, whole genome shotgun sequence genome harbors these coding sequences:
- the LOC140891031 gene encoding CASP-like protein 5A2 isoform X2 has product MRDLQGMPGTVGGLFLRVSQLLSAAVALSVMATASDFPSVTAFCYLVAAAGLQSVWSFVLAIVDAYALLVGRRLQNSRVITSTLTFASACASAGITVLISNDLGACGENHCVEFETATAMAFLSWFGALPSFLLNFWSLASK; this is encoded by the exons ATGAGGGATCTCCAAGGCATGCCGGGGACAGTAGGGGGCCTTTTTTTGCGTGTTTCTCAGCTTTTGTCTGCGGCCGTAGCGCTTTCGGTCATGGCCACAGCGAGTGACTTCCCTTCTGTCACGGCGTTTTG CTACCTCGTTGCTGCTGCTGGTTTGCAGAGCGTGTGGAGCTTTGTACTAGCAATTGTTGATGCCTATGCACTTCTTGTCGGACGCCGCTTACAGAATTCCCGAGTT ATAACTTCGACCCTCACATTTGCTTCAGCCTGTGCATCTGCTGGAATTACTGTTCTAATCAGCAACGATCTTGGGGCCTGTGGTGAGAACCATTGCGTAGAATTCGAAACTGCTACAGCTATGGCGTTCCTTAGCTGGTTTGGTGCATTACCATCTTTCTTGTTAAATTTCTGGTCGTTGGCTTCAAAATGA
- the LOC140891031 gene encoding CASP-like protein 5A2 isoform X1: MRDLQGMPGTVGGLFLRVSQLLSAAVALSVMATASDFPSVTAFCYLVAAAGLQSVWSFVLAIVDAYALLVGRRLQNSRVVSLFAVGDGITSTLTFASACASAGITVLISNDLGACGENHCVEFETATAMAFLSWFGALPSFLLNFWSLASK; the protein is encoded by the exons ATGAGGGATCTCCAAGGCATGCCGGGGACAGTAGGGGGCCTTTTTTTGCGTGTTTCTCAGCTTTTGTCTGCGGCCGTAGCGCTTTCGGTCATGGCCACAGCGAGTGACTTCCCTTCTGTCACGGCGTTTTG CTACCTCGTTGCTGCTGCTGGTTTGCAGAGCGTGTGGAGCTTTGTACTAGCAATTGTTGATGCCTATGCACTTCTTGTCGGACGCCGCTTACAGAATTCCCGAGTTGTAAGTTTATTTGCAGTTGGCGATGGT ATAACTTCGACCCTCACATTTGCTTCAGCCTGTGCATCTGCTGGAATTACTGTTCTAATCAGCAACGATCTTGGGGCCTGTGGTGAGAACCATTGCGTAGAATTCGAAACTGCTACAGCTATGGCGTTCCTTAGCTGGTTTGGTGCATTACCATCTTTCTTGTTAAATTTCTGGTCGTTGGCTTCAAAATGA